One part of the Brevundimonas sp. NIBR11 genome encodes these proteins:
- a CDS encoding DUF4402 domain-containing protein, whose translation MIRLPPLIVLGLCALAGPSLAQTQTRPATGSIVIERALTVSGVRPMTFKESGREIDAVSGSEISEAIIEVTGDPGRVYRVRLPAAIEADGLGSTIDSFTLRSDNSGDISETLTARMDAHGFDRLHVGGQLRRTPGLVITEVSAAIPLSIDYE comes from the coding sequence ATGATCCGCCTTCCGCCCCTCATCGTCCTCGGCCTCTGCGCCCTGGCCGGACCAAGCCTGGCCCAGACCCAGACGCGGCCGGCGACCGGGAGCATCGTCATCGAGCGGGCCCTGACCGTCAGCGGCGTCCGGCCGATGACCTTCAAGGAGTCGGGGCGGGAGATCGACGCGGTCTCCGGCAGCGAGATCAGTGAGGCGATCATCGAGGTCACGGGCGATCCGGGCCGGGTGTACCGCGTCCGATTGCCCGCCGCGATCGAGGCCGACGGCCTGGGCTCGACCATCGACAGCTTCACCCTGCGCAGCGACAACTCGGGCGACATCTCCGAGACGCTGACCGCGCGGATGGACGCCCATGGGTTCGACCGGCTGCATGTCGGGGGTCAGCTGCGGCGCACCCCCGGGCTGGTGATCACCGAAGTCAGCGCCGCCATCCCCCTGAGCATCGACTACGAATAG
- a CDS encoding aminotransferase, with product MRAHPVFDDMPVTIFETMSGLARRHDAINLGQGFPDDQGPEALRRLAAEALMTGSNQYAPSRGVPELRHAVVEHYGRLQNVDLTFDGVLITSGATEAIAASISAFVHPGDEVLIFEPAYDAYRPLIERAGGVVVAIPLTAPDWRLTEAAIEPAVTPRTRMVVFNNPHNPTARAFDAEEVAALAQVCVRHDLIAVSDEVWEHVIFDGRRHLSLIAEPGMAARTLKIGSAGKMFGMTGWKIGFVCGDPALVDPVAKAHQFLTFATPPNLQVAVAAGLAWPETAFVEMRAGLQRSRDRLAAGLTDQGFSLTPGEGTYFLNLDLAASGVRLSDRDFSLKAVAEFGVASIPLSAFVAGSTGGSVARLCFAKADAVLDQAIERLGRARQAYS from the coding sequence ATGCGCGCCCATCCCGTCTTCGACGACATGCCGGTCACCATCTTCGAGACCATGTCCGGCCTCGCCCGCCGGCACGACGCCATCAATCTCGGCCAGGGCTTCCCCGACGACCAGGGCCCCGAGGCGCTCCGCCGTCTCGCCGCCGAGGCCCTGATGACCGGTTCCAACCAGTACGCGCCCTCGCGCGGCGTGCCGGAGCTGCGCCACGCCGTCGTCGAACACTACGGCCGTCTCCAGAACGTCGATCTCACCTTCGACGGCGTCCTGATCACCTCCGGCGCCACCGAGGCCATCGCCGCCTCTATCTCCGCCTTCGTCCATCCCGGCGACGAGGTCCTGATCTTCGAGCCCGCCTACGACGCCTACCGCCCCCTGATAGAGCGCGCCGGCGGTGTGGTCGTCGCCATCCCTCTGACCGCGCCCGACTGGCGCCTGACCGAGGCCGCGATCGAACCCGCCGTCACGCCGCGAACCCGGATGGTCGTCTTCAACAACCCCCACAACCCGACCGCCCGCGCCTTCGATGCGGAGGAGGTCGCGGCCCTCGCCCAGGTCTGCGTCCGCCACGATCTGATCGCCGTCAGCGACGAGGTCTGGGAGCACGTCATCTTCGACGGCCGACGCCACCTCTCCCTGATCGCCGAGCCCGGCATGGCGGCCCGCACCCTCAAGATCGGCTCGGCGGGCAAGATGTTCGGCATGACGGGCTGGAAGATCGGCTTCGTCTGCGGCGACCCGGCCCTGGTCGATCCGGTCGCCAAGGCGCATCAGTTCCTCACCTTCGCCACCCCGCCGAACCTCCAGGTCGCGGTCGCCGCCGGCCTCGCCTGGCCCGAGACCGCCTTCGTCGAGATGCGCGCCGGCCTCCAGCGCTCCCGCGACCGCCTCGCCGCCGGTCTGACCGACCAGGGCTTCTCTCTGACGCCGGGGGAGGGGACCTATTTCCTCAATCTCGACCTCGCCGCCTCCGGCGTCCGCCTGTCGGATCGCGACTTCAGCCTGAAGGCCGTCGCCGAGTTCGGCGTCGCCTCGATCCCCTTGTCCGCCTTCGTCGCGGGCTCGACCGGCGGCTCGGTCGCCCGCCTCTGCTTCGCCAAGGCCGACGCCGTCCTCGACCAGGCGATCGAACGTCTCGGCCGCGCCCGACAGGCCTATTCGTAG